The Acidimicrobiales bacterium genome segment CCGGTCGAGGAGGCGCAGGTGCGAGCCCAGGCCACAGCCGGCGTCGAGCACCCGCAACCCGTCGGCCAGGTCCAGCCGGTTGAGCATCCACCGGGTGCGGCGACGGTAGGCCATGTCGGCCTCGGCGCCCATCAGCGTGTCGATCAGCTCGGCCCGACCGGGCGTCGGCGGCACCGACCGGGTGGGCCGGGCCGACGGGGCGAGGGACTGGACCGACCGCGCGTGAGGCAGAGCCGACCGGGCGGAGAGTCGGGGCAGCCGGGAGGGGGGTCGGGGCAGCCGGGAGGGGGGTCGGACCGCCCGGCCGGAGGGTTGGGTCGACGGGTCGGAGGGTCGGACCGACCGGTCCCGCCGGGGGACTGACAGGTCGGAGGGGCGGACTGACGGGTCGGAGGGTTGGGTCGACGGGTCGGAGGGTTGGGCCGACCGGGCGGGCCGGGCGGAGGGGGCGGGGCGCTCGGCCAGGCGCAGCAGGGCCGCCTCGTAGCGGTCGACGGACTCGGTCGGGGAGTAGGTGTCGTGCACGGCGGCCGCGGTGGGCACCGGGGGCGCGGGGTCGCGCAGGGCGGCCACCACGGCCCGGGCCAGGGCCGGGGGGTCGTCCGGGGGGACCAGCCAGCCGAGCCCGGTGCGGGTGACGACCTCGCGGGCGCCGGGGATGGCGCTGGTGACCAGGGGCGTGCCGCACAGCAGGGCCTCGAGCTGGACGGCGGCGAAGCAGTCGCTCCGGGACGGCACCACCACCAGGTCGCACAGGGCGTAGAAGTCGGCCAGGCGCTGGCGGTCGAGCAGCAGGCCGAGCTCGGTGACGTGCGGGGCGGCCGCCGCGAACAGCGGGCCGCACCGGGCGTGGAAGTCCTCGTAGGCGACGGCGGTGTCGCCGGCGAAGAGCAGGTGGGTGCCGGGGGTGCCGGCGACGATGGCGGGCACGGCTCGCAGGAGCACGTCGAAGCCCTTCTCGGCCACGAAGCGGCCGGCGAAGCCCACGACCGGCCGCCCGGTGAGGCCCAGCTCCCGACGCCACCGGGCCACGGCCTCGGGGCGCGGCGCCGGGATCTCCACCGGCGGGTGGATGGCGCCGACGGGGCGCCCGAGCGACCGCAGGAACGGCGACGAGCGGGCGTAGTCGGCGCCGAGGGTCACGACCTCGTCGGCCGATCGGAGAGCGGCCCGCAGCGTCACGTCCATGGCCCGCTGGACCACGGCGTTGGCCGGCCCCGAGGGCATGACCACGTCGCCCTGGTGGGTCACCAGGAGCGGCGTCCCCCGGGCCCGGGCCGTGGCCGCCACCAGCAGCGCCTCGGCCATGGGGGTGTGGAGGTGCACCACGTCGTGGTCGGCCACGAGGCGGGCCAGGGCCGCCGGGTAGCCCGGCATCACCATGGTCCGGCTGAGCCGCCCCGCGGTGGGCACCCGCACCACCCGCACCCCGGCCAGCTCCTCGTGACGGGGGAGCGACCGGTCGTGCCGGGCGGCCAGCACCGTCACCTCGTGGCCGCGTGCGGCGAGGCCCTCGGCCAGCCGGGCCGCCAGGGCGGTGAGGCCGGTCCAGTGCGGGCGGTAGTACGTGAGCGTCACGAGGAC includes the following:
- a CDS encoding glycosyltransferase; its protein translation is MRVLVTLTYYRPHWTGLTALAARLAEGLAARGHEVTVLAARHDRSLPRHEELAGVRVVRVPTAGRLSRTMVMPGYPAALARLVADHDVVHLHTPMAEALLVAATARARGTPLLVTHQGDVVMPSGPANAVVQRAMDVTLRAALRSADEVVTLGADYARSSPFLRSLGRPVGAIHPPVEIPAPRPEAVARWRRELGLTGRPVVGFAGRFVAEKGFDVLLRAVPAIVAGTPGTHLLFAGDTAVAYEDFHARCGPLFAAAAPHVTELGLLLDRQRLADFYALCDLVVVPSRSDCFAAVQLEALLCGTPLVTSAIPGAREVVTRTGLGWLVPPDDPPALARAVVAALRDPAPPVPTAAAVHDTYSPTESVDRYEAALLRLAERPAPSARPARSAQPSDPSTQPSDPSVRPSDLSVPRRDRSVRPSDPSTQPSGRAVRPPSRLPRPPSRLPRLSARSALPHARSVQSLAPSARPTRSVPPTPGRAELIDTLMGAEADMAYRRRTRWMLNRLDLADGLRVLDAGCGLGSHLRLLDRLHRLDLLGADASPARAARAAREVPAAAVVRADVTHLPLRGASVDRVLASEVLEHLPDDAAGLAELHRVLRPGGLLVLSVPHADYPFWWDPVNRSLEAAGRAPIRRPGPLVGIWTGHERLYRPADLAERVAAAGFVVEEVEEQTHHAFPFSHQLVYGVGKPLLERGLLPASVGAAVGRFPAEGTAPGRGGAVGGAVGAAVAVLRRVDRRNDHLRGDERTFVSVVLRARRA